From a region of the Paenibacillus sp. FSL R10-2734 genome:
- a CDS encoding sigma-70 family RNA polymerase sigma factor has protein sequence MLKRNKEKLLTLCITDNKENIYRLAYSYVKNKEDALDVVQESIYKALSSIGLLKNPESVKSWLFRIVVTTSLDFLRKHKRVQPIDDEALDYFIPGAEDVYPDFDLERTLDDLPLKYRNVIVLRYIEDLKIEEVAEILNENVNTVKTRLYQALQLLRVTMQEESSKENN, from the coding sequence ATGCTTAAGAGGAATAAAGAGAAATTACTCACTCTTTGTATTACAGATAACAAGGAGAACATATACCGTCTAGCTTACAGCTATGTGAAGAACAAAGAGGATGCACTAGATGTTGTTCAGGAATCCATTTATAAAGCTCTCTCCTCTATAGGGTTATTAAAGAATCCAGAATCCGTAAAGAGTTGGCTGTTTAGAATCGTAGTAACTACCTCTCTGGATTTTCTGAGGAAACATAAGAGAGTTCAACCTATAGATGATGAAGCACTCGACTACTTTATCCCTGGTGCGGAAGACGTATATCCAGATTTTGATTTAGAAAGAACGCTTGATGATTTACCCCTTAAGTATCGAAATGTCATCGTCCTTAGATATATTGAAGATTTAAAAATTGAGGAAGTTGCCGAAATATTAAATGAAAACGTAAATACAGTAAAGACTAGGCTATACCAAGCACTTCAATTATTGAGAGTTACCATGCAGGAAGAATCCTCAAAGGAGAACAATTAG
- a CDS encoding DUF3298 domain-containing protein, producing the protein MNNQIKKIKEDYNKLPIPEELDFVVSKALKKRKIRRISYQWISGISAAALFFVIGINVNVNIANAFSSIPGVDNIVKVLTFREYKVDEQTYNADIKVPIITNLENKELESTLNEKYLKENKKLYDEFQAEMESLKQSGEGHLGVDTGFEVKTDNDDLFAISRYVVDTVGSSSTTVKHDTIDKKNQILLSLPMLFKDDRYISIISENIKEQMRAQMKADEDMFYWISTDEPNEDLFYQFESIAKEQDFYINDKYQLVISFNKYDVAPGYMGVREFVIPTDVIADVLVSRTYIK; encoded by the coding sequence ATGAATAACCAAATCAAAAAAATTAAAGAAGATTATAACAAACTACCGATCCCTGAGGAATTGGATTTCGTCGTAAGTAAAGCATTAAAGAAAAGGAAGATAAGAAGAATCAGTTACCAGTGGATATCTGGGATTAGTGCGGCAGCCCTATTTTTCGTAATTGGGATTAATGTCAATGTTAACATTGCCAATGCTTTCTCCTCTATACCTGGCGTAGACAACATTGTAAAAGTGCTGACTTTTAGAGAATACAAGGTGGATGAGCAGACCTATAATGCAGACATAAAGGTTCCTATCATTACTAACCTGGAGAATAAAGAGCTGGAATCGACTCTGAATGAAAAATATCTTAAAGAAAATAAAAAGCTATATGATGAGTTTCAAGCAGAGATGGAATCTTTAAAGCAATCCGGAGAGGGTCATTTAGGGGTAGATACCGGGTTCGAGGTTAAAACTGACAACGATGACTTATTTGCTATTAGCAGATACGTGGTAGATACCGTAGGTTCATCGTCAACTACAGTAAAACACGATACGATAGACAAGAAGAATCAAATCCTGCTAAGTCTGCCTATGTTATTTAAGGATGATCGATATATCAGTATCATAAGTGAAAATATTAAAGAACAGATGCGCGCCCAAATGAAAGCAGATGAGGATATGTTCTATTGGATTTCAACAGATGAACCGAATGAAGACCTCTTTTATCAATTTGAAAGTATAGCTAAAGAGCAAGATTTCTATATCAACGATAAGTACCAGCTGGTCATTTCCTTTAACAAATATGATGTGGCTCCGGGTTACATGGGCGTTCGAGAATTCGTCATTCCAACAGATGTTATTGCTGATGTTCTGGTCAGCCGTACGTACATTAAATAA
- a CDS encoding acyltransferase family protein: MKEIKVTQPTNSLDHDNSTTSRRYMPGIDGLRALSVIAVIAYHLDLNWAPGGLIGVGIFFVLSGYLITDQIILRWKQDLRLDLKDFWIRRARRLLPAMFVMLFFTAMWLLLFDRSRLAALQGDFISSTLYFNNWWLIFHDVSYFESFGPPSPIGHLWSLAIEEQFYFIWPLVIIVGLRLAPQRGKLIVMCLTGAFLSALAMALIYQPGADPSRVYYGTDTRAFALLIGAALALAWPSQNLTDKITRRSRYILDFSGAIGLFTLILMIWRTNEYGQFLYYGGLVLVSILSAIVIAVLAHPASRLAKIMGCKPLRWIGVRSYSIYIWHYPVIILTNPTVDTGEFDGFRILFQLGVSLLLASLSWKYIEEPIRQGLLGRWCANLSTRLRFKIRPLFIFIAVPLIILSISCSSNLDTKITADPNTGTITNPDKNEHNVTLVPPQDEEDSIVTQETPEPSSKPEVPLPVATPVPEPIPLDPPKKPEPQAQVQEAGKGVTAIGDSVILDAAPYLQDLLPGIVIDGKVGRQMSQAQEVVDKLRAKGKLGTRVIINLGTNGAFNSNQLRKLLTSLEDVQQILLVNTRVPKKWQNTVNALIKKVAAEFPNATVVDWHSSSEGKASYFYEDGVHLKREGAKSYAALIAKAIQKENK; encoded by the coding sequence ATGAAAGAAATCAAGGTTACACAACCGACTAACTCTTTAGATCATGACAATTCCACCACTAGCAGGCGTTATATGCCGGGAATAGACGGACTTCGCGCACTCTCAGTGATCGCAGTTATCGCTTATCATCTGGACCTCAATTGGGCTCCAGGAGGACTCATAGGCGTCGGAATATTCTTCGTTCTGTCGGGATATCTGATCACGGATCAAATCATCCTCAGGTGGAAACAAGACCTCCGGCTTGACCTTAAAGATTTCTGGATTAGACGAGCGCGTCGGCTACTGCCAGCTATGTTTGTTATGCTTTTTTTTACTGCTATGTGGCTTCTGTTGTTCGATCGTTCACGATTAGCAGCATTACAAGGAGACTTTATATCTTCGACGTTATACTTCAATAACTGGTGGCTTATTTTTCACGATGTATCTTATTTCGAGAGTTTTGGTCCCCCTTCTCCTATAGGTCATTTGTGGTCCCTTGCGATTGAGGAACAGTTCTACTTCATTTGGCCATTGGTTATTATTGTGGGGTTACGTCTTGCACCTCAGCGAGGTAAACTCATCGTGATGTGTCTTACAGGGGCATTCCTCTCGGCACTGGCTATGGCGCTAATCTATCAACCTGGAGCTGACCCAAGCCGAGTTTATTATGGTACCGATACTAGAGCTTTTGCTCTACTGATTGGAGCCGCTCTCGCTCTAGCTTGGCCGAGTCAAAATTTGACCGATAAAATCACACGAAGATCTCGCTATATCCTTGACTTCAGTGGAGCAATCGGACTATTCACCCTCATCCTTATGATTTGGCGGACGAATGAGTACGGACAATTTCTTTATTATGGCGGTTTGGTTCTCGTGTCGATCCTCTCCGCGATTGTAATAGCTGTCCTGGCACATCCAGCAAGCCGACTAGCTAAAATCATGGGCTGCAAGCCCTTGCGTTGGATTGGCGTACGTTCCTATAGCATTTACATATGGCATTATCCAGTCATCATTCTAACTAATCCTACAGTAGATACAGGTGAGTTCGATGGTTTCCGGATTCTTTTTCAGCTGGGAGTTAGCCTCCTATTAGCTTCATTATCGTGGAAATATATCGAAGAACCCATTCGTCAAGGTTTGTTAGGAAGATGGTGTGCGAATTTAAGTACTCGTCTGCGCTTTAAGATTCGGCCTTTATTCATTTTTATTGCAGTCCCGTTAATCATATTGTCCATATCCTGCAGCAGCAACTTGGACACTAAGATAACAGCTGATCCGAATACAGGTACTATTACTAATCCCGATAAGAATGAACATAATGTCACACTAGTGCCCCCTCAAGATGAAGAGGATTCAATAGTCACTCAGGAGACACCAGAACCATCAAGCAAACCGGAGGTTCCTTTACCTGTAGCAACACCTGTGCCAGAACCAATACCATTAGATCCACCAAAGAAACCAGAACCTCAAGCTCAAGTACAAGAAGCAGGTAAAGGTGTCACCGCGATTGGAGATTCCGTAATCCTCGACGCTGCTCCTTATTTACAAGATCTTCTGCCAGGCATTGTGATCGACGGTAAGGTCGGCAGACAGATGTCACAGGCACAGGAAGTCGTCGATAAACTTAGGGCGAAAGGGAAACTTGGCACTCGGGTGATCATTAATCTAGGCACGAACGGAGCTTTTAACTCCAATCAATTGCGGAAATTACTTACTTCGCTTGAAGATGTTCAGCAAATCCTATTGGTAAACACTCGTGTACCGAAAAAATGGCAAAATACCGTGAATGCTCTGATTAAGAAAGTGGCTGCAGAATTCCCCAATGCTACGGTTGTAGACTGGCATTCCTCAAGCGAAGGAAAGGCTTCATACTTCTATGAGGATGGCGTTCATCTAAAACGAGAAGGTGCTAAATCCTATGCTGCGCTTATAGCTAAAGCCATACAAAAGGAGAATAAATGA